In Myxococcus virescens, a single genomic region encodes these proteins:
- a CDS encoding OPT family oligopeptide transporter codes for MSQSPSQTPSPSGLRIQPSDSPGDAGASAAQDPERYWLEHVYQGGVRQLTVRAVIAGMVIGAVMCLSNLYVILKTGWSLGVTITACILAFAVFGTLRSIRVLKTEFTDLENNAMGSVASAAGYMTGGGNMAAVPALLMLTGTLPSSGWLMVWFAVISALGVFAAIPIKRQLINVEALPFPTGTATAETIRALHGHGEVARRKSRLLGIAGGIGALVVALRDARFTWLTNIPEKVSLPFTMLGKKASAWSLSFEFSLLLVGAGALVSFRTGWSMLLGAVLTYGFLAPAMVSQGAIGEVTYRSINSWMVWTGSAVLVSSGLLSFAFQWRSVARSFKSLSGLFKGKNAKEEEADPLAGIECPPAWFPLGFAILGPVAVFLMAYLFQIPWWAGVLAMPLAVVMGVIASRVTGETDTTPTKALGPVTQLIFGGLAPGNIPANVMSANATGGVGLHSADLLTDLKSGWLLGANPRQQFVAQLFGVVAGAAVVVPVFKILVPDASMLGTEEFPAPASMVWAGVSKLLATGVAALPGSARMGALCGAALGIFLVLLERWAPAKAKAYVPSPAGFGLAIVIPGSSSIAFFLGSAIAALLRRTKPKLAEDMVLPVSSGFIAGESLLGIGIAMAKAFGVMPK; via the coding sequence ATGAGCCAGTCCCCCTCCCAGACGCCCAGTCCCAGCGGCCTCCGCATCCAACCGTCCGACTCACCGGGTGACGCGGGCGCCTCCGCGGCTCAGGATCCGGAACGTTACTGGCTGGAGCACGTCTACCAGGGTGGGGTGCGTCAGCTCACGGTGCGCGCCGTCATCGCCGGTATGGTGATTGGCGCGGTGATGTGCCTGTCCAACCTGTACGTCATCCTCAAGACGGGCTGGAGCCTGGGCGTCACCATCACCGCCTGCATCCTGGCCTTCGCGGTGTTCGGCACGCTGCGCTCGATTCGGGTGCTGAAGACGGAGTTCACCGACCTGGAGAACAACGCCATGGGCTCGGTGGCGTCGGCCGCCGGCTACATGACGGGCGGTGGCAACATGGCCGCGGTGCCCGCGCTGCTGATGCTGACGGGCACGCTGCCGTCCTCGGGCTGGCTGATGGTGTGGTTCGCCGTCATCTCCGCGCTGGGCGTCTTCGCGGCCATCCCCATCAAGCGCCAGCTCATCAACGTGGAGGCGCTGCCGTTCCCCACGGGCACGGCCACCGCGGAGACCATCCGCGCGCTGCACGGCCATGGCGAGGTGGCCCGCCGCAAGTCGCGGCTCCTGGGCATCGCGGGTGGCATCGGCGCGCTCGTGGTGGCGCTGCGGGACGCGCGCTTCACGTGGCTGACCAACATCCCGGAGAAGGTGAGCCTGCCCTTCACGATGCTGGGCAAGAAGGCGTCGGCGTGGTCGCTGTCCTTCGAGTTCAGCCTGCTGCTGGTGGGCGCGGGCGCGCTGGTGAGCTTCCGCACGGGCTGGTCCATGCTGCTGGGCGCCGTGCTCACCTACGGCTTCCTCGCTCCGGCCATGGTGAGCCAGGGCGCCATCGGCGAGGTGACCTACCGCTCCATCAACAGCTGGATGGTGTGGACGGGCTCGGCGGTGCTGGTGTCCTCGGGCCTGCTCTCCTTCGCCTTCCAGTGGCGCAGCGTGGCGCGCTCCTTCAAGTCGCTGTCCGGCCTGTTCAAGGGGAAGAACGCGAAGGAGGAGGAGGCCGACCCGCTGGCCGGCATCGAGTGCCCGCCCGCGTGGTTCCCCCTGGGCTTCGCGATTCTCGGCCCGGTGGCCGTGTTCCTCATGGCCTACCTGTTCCAGATTCCGTGGTGGGCGGGCGTGCTGGCCATGCCGCTGGCCGTCGTCATGGGCGTCATCGCCAGCCGGGTGACGGGCGAGACGGACACCACGCCCACCAAGGCGCTGGGCCCCGTCACGCAGCTCATCTTCGGCGGCCTGGCGCCGGGCAACATCCCCGCCAACGTCATGAGCGCCAACGCGACGGGCGGCGTGGGGCTCCATTCCGCGGACCTGCTGACGGACCTCAAGTCCGGGTGGCTGCTGGGCGCCAATCCGCGCCAGCAGTTCGTCGCGCAGCTCTTCGGCGTGGTGGCCGGCGCGGCCGTGGTGGTGCCCGTGTTCAAGATTCTGGTGCCAGACGCCAGCATGCTGGGCACGGAGGAGTTCCCCGCGCCCGCCTCCATGGTGTGGGCCGGCGTGTCGAAGCTGCTCGCCACGGGCGTGGCCGCGCTGCCGGGCTCGGCGCGCATGGGCGCGCTGTGCGGCGCGGCGCTGGGCATCTTCCTGGTGCTGCTGGAGCGCTGGGCCCCGGCGAAGGCCAAGGCCTACGTGCCGTCCCCCGCGGGCTTCGGGCTGGCCATCGTGATTCCGGGCTCCAGCTCCATCGCCTTCTTCCTGGGCTCGGCCATCGCCGCGCTGCTGCGCCGCACGAAGCCGAAGCTGGCGGAGGACATGGTGCTGCCGGTGTCCTCCGGCTTCATCGCCGGGGAGAGCCTGCTGGGCATCGGCATCGCGATGGCGAAGGCCTTCGGCGTGATGCCCAAGTAG
- a CDS encoding FKBP-type peptidyl-prolyl cis-trans isomerase, whose protein sequence is MRVAKDSVVSLEYRLHLGDGQVIDQSAPEQPLSYLHGHRQIVPGLEGALEGMSFGESKQVVVAPGQGYGEHDPAGVRTVPRSMLPPGFSPQAGQSLMAQTDQGDIPLRIQEVRDDGVVVDLNHPLAGKTLHFDVTVKGVRAATQEELSHGHVHGPGGHEHG, encoded by the coding sequence ATGAGGGTCGCCAAGGATTCCGTCGTCTCGCTCGAATACCGGCTGCACCTGGGAGACGGCCAGGTCATCGACCAGAGCGCGCCCGAGCAGCCGCTCTCCTACCTGCACGGGCACCGGCAGATCGTCCCGGGGCTCGAAGGGGCCCTGGAGGGCATGAGCTTCGGCGAGAGCAAGCAGGTGGTGGTGGCGCCCGGCCAGGGCTACGGCGAGCACGACCCGGCGGGCGTGCGCACCGTGCCTCGCAGCATGCTGCCGCCCGGCTTCTCGCCGCAGGCCGGCCAGTCGCTGATGGCGCAGACGGACCAGGGCGACATCCCGCTGCGCATCCAGGAAGTGCGCGATGACGGCGTCGTGGTGGACCTCAACCACCCGCTGGCCGGCAAGACGCTGCACTTCGACGTCACCGTGAAGGGCGTGCGTGCCGCCACGCAGGAGGAACTCTCCCACGGCCACGTCCACGGGCCGGGCGGGCATGAGCACGGCTGA
- a CDS encoding dicarboxylate/amino acid:cation symporter, whose translation MKAHQKMLVGIASGAVAGLVANVVAGGAPWLAFVVDNVASPVGQIFIRLLLMLVVPLLFSAIVVAVAELDLKQVGRLGARTLGYTVVLSSISVLIGLVLVNTLQPGAGLSDEARALAQGGMTIQAAAAPGASSFGAVLVSMVPTNPIKAAADGDFIGLIVFSLIFGMGVALTPSEPVQRLRESIQGLYDVMMKLIDGVLSLAPVGVAALLFAMTARLGFGIFVQLASYMGTVLLALGLHMFVVYSLSVRFLGGRSPIDFFRSSRLAIVTAFSTSSSSATLPTALKVAEENLKLPRNVSRFVLTAGSAMNQNGTALFEGVTVLFLAQVYGVPLSLSDQALIMFICILAGIGTAGVPAGSIPVIAMILGMFKIPVEGLGLILGVDRFLDMCRTTLNVTGDLAAAVYVARGESADSPAEEGAVDPSAS comes from the coding sequence ATGAAAGCGCACCAGAAGATGCTCGTCGGCATTGCCTCCGGCGCGGTGGCGGGCCTCGTCGCCAATGTCGTCGCGGGCGGCGCGCCCTGGCTGGCCTTCGTCGTGGACAACGTGGCCTCGCCGGTGGGGCAGATCTTCATCCGCCTGCTGCTGATGCTCGTGGTGCCGCTGCTGTTCTCCGCCATCGTCGTGGCCGTGGCGGAGCTGGACCTCAAGCAGGTGGGGCGGCTGGGGGCTCGCACGCTGGGCTACACCGTCGTCCTGTCCTCCATCTCCGTCCTCATCGGGCTGGTGCTGGTCAACACGCTGCAGCCCGGCGCGGGCCTCAGTGACGAGGCCCGGGCGCTGGCCCAGGGCGGGATGACCATCCAGGCGGCCGCCGCGCCGGGAGCGTCCTCGTTCGGCGCGGTGCTCGTCTCCATGGTGCCCACCAACCCCATCAAGGCCGCGGCGGATGGGGACTTCATCGGCCTCATCGTCTTCTCGCTCATCTTCGGCATGGGCGTGGCGCTCACGCCGAGCGAGCCCGTCCAGCGCCTGCGCGAGTCCATCCAGGGCCTCTATGACGTGATGATGAAGCTCATCGACGGCGTGCTGAGCCTGGCGCCCGTCGGTGTGGCCGCGCTGCTGTTCGCCATGACGGCGCGGCTGGGCTTCGGCATCTTCGTGCAGCTCGCCTCCTACATGGGCACGGTGTTGCTGGCGCTGGGCCTGCACATGTTCGTCGTCTACTCGCTGTCGGTGCGCTTCCTGGGCGGGCGCAGCCCCATCGACTTCTTCCGCAGCAGCCGGCTGGCCATCGTCACCGCCTTCTCCACGTCGTCCTCCAGCGCCACGCTGCCCACCGCGCTCAAGGTGGCGGAGGAGAACCTCAAGCTGCCGCGCAACGTGTCGCGCTTCGTGCTCACCGCCGGCTCGGCCATGAACCAGAACGGCACCGCGCTCTTCGAAGGCGTCACGGTGCTCTTCCTCGCCCAGGTCTACGGCGTGCCGCTCAGCCTGTCCGACCAGGCGCTCATCATGTTCATCTGCATCCTGGCGGGTATCGGCACCGCGGGCGTGCCGGCGGGCTCCATTCCCGTCATCGCGATGATTCTGGGCATGTTCAAGATTCCGGTGGAGGGCCTGGGGCTCATCCTGGGCGTGGACCGCTTCCTGGACATGTGCCGCACCACGCTCAACGTCACCGGCGACCTGGCCGCCGCCGTCTACGTGGCGCGCGGAGAGTCGGCCGACAGCCCGGCCGAAGAGGGAGCCGTGGACCCCTCTGCTTCCTGA
- a CDS encoding 2OG-Fe(II) oxygenase, which translates to METLVRLTENAVPPLLFRRLLRRLGAVGTERLRQTYQTTFWYDFGPSANVVEDIILTLRPHIAGKRRVAGVEWWLSRMYPTDVRVDFHQDRDEKLAQRTGELVHPRISSVLFLNRVRGGALVVTPELPDPANPSLAPTRLDTADLVTPRPNRLVVFDGTLTHGVLDANNQIPDGKLPGTSRQRRTLVMNWWGHRPTDIPAWADTRLYRALAR; encoded by the coding sequence GTGGAAACCCTCGTTCGACTCACTGAGAACGCCGTGCCCCCCCTGCTCTTCCGCCGCCTGCTGCGACGCTTGGGGGCCGTGGGCACGGAGCGCCTGCGTCAAACCTACCAGACGACCTTCTGGTACGACTTCGGCCCCTCGGCCAACGTGGTGGAGGACATCATCCTCACGCTGCGCCCGCACATCGCCGGCAAACGCCGCGTGGCCGGCGTGGAGTGGTGGCTGTCGCGCATGTACCCGACGGACGTGCGCGTGGACTTCCACCAGGACCGCGACGAGAAGCTGGCGCAGCGCACCGGCGAGTTGGTGCACCCGCGCATCTCCTCCGTGCTGTTCCTCAACCGGGTGCGCGGCGGCGCGCTGGTGGTGACGCCCGAGCTGCCAGACCCGGCCAATCCGTCCCTGGCCCCCACGCGGCTGGACACCGCCGACCTGGTGACGCCCCGGCCCAACCGGCTGGTGGTGTTCGACGGCACGCTCACCCACGGTGTGCTGGACGCGAACAACCAGATTCCTGACGGGAAGCTGCCCGGAACGTCCCGGCAGCGCCGCACGCTGGTGATGAACTGGTGGGGCCACCGTCCCACCGACATCCCCGCGTGGGCGGACACGCGCCTCTACCGGGCGCTGGCGCGCTGA
- a CDS encoding DNA-methyltransferase: MTSIPPPESLRCINADSREPAGYRAALGDTRAALLHTDPPYCLLTRRRKGGDLRDTRAHKKIDQNPIVRFETVRDYRAFSEAWLSRATAHLTPDAPLIIWTNLLGKEPILTAARGLGYPHLRGEYVWGKRTTDKNANEQTLRVYEVALVIARTPAPPLAPGDLPTVWAVVGGYDDEGEAKRWGGHPHHKPFSVLEPLVRTYSRPGDTVLDPFAGSGSMPSAALRLGRRPACLEIEPEWAERVTHRLRETAREEAQRASAR, from the coding sequence ATGACCTCCATTCCCCCGCCCGAGTCCCTTCGCTGCATCAACGCCGATTCCCGCGAGCCGGCGGGCTACCGTGCCGCGTTGGGCGACACCCGCGCCGCGTTGCTCCACACGGACCCGCCGTACTGCCTGCTCACCCGGCGGCGCAAGGGCGGGGACCTGCGAGACACGCGCGCACACAAGAAGATCGACCAGAACCCCATCGTCCGCTTCGAGACGGTGCGCGACTACCGCGCCTTCTCCGAGGCCTGGCTGTCGCGCGCCACCGCGCACCTGACGCCGGACGCGCCGCTCATCATCTGGACGAACCTGCTGGGCAAGGAGCCCATTCTCACCGCCGCGCGCGGGCTGGGCTACCCGCACCTGCGCGGCGAGTACGTCTGGGGCAAGCGCACCACCGACAAGAACGCCAACGAGCAGACGCTGCGCGTCTACGAAGTCGCGCTCGTGATTGCCCGCACGCCCGCGCCGCCGCTGGCGCCAGGAGATCTGCCCACCGTCTGGGCCGTGGTCGGCGGCTATGACGATGAAGGCGAAGCGAAGCGCTGGGGCGGCCACCCGCACCACAAGCCCTTCTCCGTCCTGGAGCCCCTGGTGCGCACGTACAGCCGCCCGGGGGACACGGTGCTGGACCCCTTCGCGGGCAGTGGCTCCATGCCGTCGGCGGCGCTGCGGCTGGGCCGGCGGCCCGCGTGCCTGGAAATCGAGCCGGAGTGGGCCGAGCGCGTCACCCACCGCCTGCGCGAGACGGCCCGCGAGGAAGCTCAGCGCGCCAGCGCCCGGTAG
- a CDS encoding DUF2381 family protein: MTGSPTFIVLAWGLLWATLAESAAVDAPAGAAVVRRIDVQAGGLATPPEVRISPGLSTTLFFDARIRPEQLALEGRERFQRFGVTEDHLVLVPSPTFREGERLRLEVRFHDGAVPDRAVLDLVVDATRPERQVEIYRHARSAASYRQEVEELRAGMLRLERQVQQLQRSRTGGEYTRESLVADIRDESTVMFRRWAPRKVTGDFVVRRASLVRLSPGWAALRLSLFPSEAGKGWVAAGAALTDAQGNRMRTLPPWQAGPLDATGSAPVIIVLEEPEAADAGRYTLELWDEGRKRTLKLEGFQAR; the protein is encoded by the coding sequence TTGACTGGTTCGCCCACTTTCATCGTGCTCGCGTGGGGCTTGTTGTGGGCCACCCTGGCGGAGTCCGCGGCGGTGGACGCGCCCGCGGGGGCCGCCGTGGTGCGGCGAATCGACGTGCAGGCGGGAGGTCTGGCCACGCCGCCGGAGGTCCGCATCAGCCCCGGTCTGTCCACCACCCTGTTCTTCGATGCGCGCATCCGTCCGGAGCAGCTGGCGCTCGAAGGCCGTGAGCGGTTCCAGCGCTTCGGCGTGACGGAGGACCACCTCGTGCTGGTGCCCTCGCCCACCTTCCGGGAGGGGGAGCGGCTGCGGCTGGAGGTCCGGTTCCATGATGGCGCCGTGCCGGATCGGGCCGTGTTGGACCTCGTCGTGGATGCCACGCGGCCGGAGCGCCAGGTGGAGATCTACCGCCATGCCCGGTCCGCCGCGTCCTACCGGCAGGAGGTGGAGGAGCTCCGTGCGGGGATGCTCCGGCTGGAGCGCCAGGTGCAGCAGCTCCAGCGCTCCCGCACGGGAGGGGAGTACACGCGCGAGTCCCTGGTGGCGGACATCCGCGACGAGAGCACCGTCATGTTCAGGCGCTGGGCGCCCCGGAAGGTGACGGGTGACTTCGTCGTCCGCCGCGCGAGCCTCGTCCGTCTGTCCCCCGGGTGGGCCGCGCTGCGGCTTTCATTGTTTCCCTCGGAGGCGGGGAAGGGATGGGTCGCGGCCGGCGCGGCGCTCACCGACGCCCAGGGCAACCGGATGCGGACGCTCCCTCCCTGGCAGGCAGGGCCCTTGGACGCCACGGGCAGCGCGCCCGTCATCATCGTCCTGGAGGAGCCGGAGGCCGCGGACGCCGGCCGGTACACGCTCGAGCTGTGGGACGAGGGCCGCAAGCGGACCTTGAAGTTGGAGGGTTTCCAGGCGCGGTGA
- a CDS encoding serine/threonine protein kinase, with the protein MAVRSPPFHPDQLVPGSEVGPWRVVASLGSGGFGRVFQVERAGRHYSLKMALRPAGLHAAEEEDINGRLAHEVAALLACAPHPNLPALHAVDRWPEPPDGYLYFVTDYIDGETFHEWRWRVKPTAAHLLTVFTELVRVVADLHRRGVHHRDMKGDNVLIRREDERPILIDLGTVRLPGATTLTVGVAPAAPHLLPPECVAFLREGTWQQGANFDAGVPGDLYALGALLYEALTDGYAFDPKLPYDRLLPAIETVTPRAPHVVNPKVPRALGDIALRLLAKRPEDRYANTEALLQALWDVAKEKRQPAWKVSLDRPPEGADAEAPRVRMVPDASTSSRPGRSRESSEVAAVLPLNPEPRDAPVADANAPVTPPEPSGVPAVEAPAVPASAVPVAETPPPRAPRSRRRAAMGWGVAVLLGVGLVVFGVSRLAMPVAGAPAPAPPVPIEKGSHAVTSRSSNPSEMPLLEAVPSSPDAGAVHDTDAQDEVSAQVASSDAEGEAAHASPLKKRPSPGSALGKAAAVACLSAACASGPQVRDMPPRIQCPTEVLDSMAKLGFHPPKMIGNDLTLSMTPDVSVRPVPVPPDGEPITLYAIDEVRSAWSGRLPKGSRFYGTVYHGKTAIYGWFTEVEYPDGRRIPICANIVDSAAREAVGMEYDPSSTPGRPMMFPGVNLAISQVLGEMGHRR; encoded by the coding sequence GTGGCCGTGAGGTCGCCTCCCTTCCATCCGGATCAACTCGTCCCGGGCAGCGAGGTCGGCCCCTGGCGCGTGGTGGCATCGCTGGGCTCGGGGGGCTTCGGCCGGGTCTTCCAGGTGGAGCGGGCGGGCCGCCACTACTCGCTGAAGATGGCGCTTCGCCCGGCGGGACTCCACGCGGCGGAGGAAGAGGACATCAACGGCCGGCTGGCGCACGAGGTCGCGGCGCTGCTGGCCTGCGCGCCCCATCCGAACCTCCCGGCACTGCACGCCGTGGACCGCTGGCCCGAGCCTCCCGACGGCTACCTGTACTTCGTCACCGACTACATCGATGGCGAGACGTTCCATGAGTGGCGCTGGCGGGTGAAGCCGACGGCGGCGCACTTGCTGACCGTCTTCACGGAGCTGGTGCGGGTGGTGGCGGACCTGCACCGCCGGGGCGTGCACCACCGGGACATGAAGGGCGACAACGTCCTCATCCGCCGCGAGGACGAGCGCCCCATCCTCATCGATCTGGGCACGGTGCGGCTGCCCGGGGCCACGACGCTGACGGTGGGCGTGGCGCCCGCCGCGCCGCACCTGCTGCCGCCCGAATGCGTGGCCTTCCTGCGTGAGGGCACCTGGCAGCAGGGGGCCAACTTCGACGCGGGCGTTCCCGGGGACCTCTACGCGCTGGGCGCGTTGCTGTACGAGGCGCTCACGGATGGCTACGCGTTCGACCCGAAGCTTCCGTATGACCGCCTGCTGCCGGCCATCGAAACGGTGACGCCGCGCGCGCCCCACGTCGTCAACCCGAAGGTGCCGCGCGCCCTGGGGGACATCGCCCTGCGGCTGCTCGCGAAGCGCCCCGAGGACCGCTACGCCAACACGGAGGCCCTGCTGCAGGCCCTCTGGGACGTGGCCAAGGAGAAGCGGCAGCCCGCCTGGAAGGTGTCGTTGGACCGTCCGCCCGAGGGCGCCGACGCGGAGGCGCCGCGGGTGCGCATGGTGCCCGACGCCTCCACGTCCTCGCGGCCTGGCCGTTCTCGGGAGTCGTCCGAGGTCGCCGCGGTGCTGCCCCTCAATCCGGAGCCCCGGGATGCGCCCGTGGCGGATGCGAACGCGCCCGTCACTCCCCCTGAGCCATCCGGAGTGCCCGCGGTCGAGGCGCCCGCCGTGCCCGCATCGGCGGTGCCCGTGGCGGAGACGCCCCCGCCGCGAGCGCCGCGTTCAAGGCGCCGAGCCGCCATGGGGTGGGGGGTGGCCGTCCTGCTGGGCGTGGGGTTGGTGGTGTTCGGGGTGAGCCGCCTCGCGATGCCCGTCGCGGGAGCCCCGGCTCCTGCCCCGCCTGTTCCCATTGAGAAAGGAAGTCACGCAGTGACGAGTCGTTCTTCGAATCCCTCCGAGATGCCCCTCCTAGAGGCGGTGCCGTCCTCTCCGGACGCGGGCGCGGTCCACGACACGGACGCGCAGGACGAAGTGTCCGCGCAGGTGGCTTCCTCCGACGCGGAGGGGGAAGCAGCCCATGCGTCACCGTTGAAGAAGCGCCCGTCGCCAGGAAGCGCGCTGGGCAAGGCCGCCGCCGTGGCCTGCCTCTCGGCCGCGTGCGCCAGCGGGCCCCAAGTGCGGGACATGCCGCCTCGCATCCAGTGCCCGACGGAGGTGTTGGACTCCATGGCGAAGCTGGGCTTCCACCCGCCCAAGATGATTGGCAACGACTTGACGCTCTCCATGACGCCCGATGTTTCCGTGCGTCCGGTGCCCGTGCCGCCAGACGGGGAGCCCATCACCCTCTATGCCATCGACGAGGTTCGGAGCGCTTGGAGCGGCCGCCTCCCGAAGGGGAGCCGCTTCTATGGGACGGTGTACCACGGGAAGACGGCCATCTACGGGTGGTTCACGGAGGTGGAGTACCCGGACGGCCGGCGCATCCCCATCTGCGCCAACATCGTGGACAGCGCCGCCCGGGAAGCCGTGGGGATGGAGTATGACCCTTCCAGCACTCCCGGCCGACCGATGATGTTTCCGGGCGTCAACCTGGCGATCTCCCAGGTTCTTGGAGAAATGGGGCACCGCAGGTAG
- a CDS encoding TfuA-like protein, with the protein MKQRADKLVVFLGPSLPAAEAKRLAPCTVLPPARQGDVWRALRLRPRAIALVDGVFEAQPSVWHHELLAALEAGVAVFGGGSMGALRAAELAPHGVVGVGRIFEWYRDGDVVDDSEVALLHADGEHGWRPLTVPLVNVRHAAACAAQARVLTRDAARALVEAGQSVFYQERSWARVLEAVAPRWSASTRAAWDAWFPHGAEDLKRQDALACLRMAAEWVASGAPAPHGASREPSSLVRRRHLVDDVTATQAGTVSSGQVLDVLRESPNAAALAEAGLRRALLAGWARTLGLGVSEAEVAEEEARWWQVQRVPASRREAHLARLGLDAVGLRRLCGELALERLVLAHSARLLPDGPSWDEALAAEARLSGAWVDAAEAVNPTEGVGSS; encoded by the coding sequence ATGAAGCAGCGCGCGGACAAGCTCGTCGTGTTCCTGGGGCCCTCGCTTCCAGCGGCGGAAGCGAAGCGACTGGCGCCCTGCACGGTGCTGCCCCCCGCGCGCCAGGGTGACGTGTGGCGCGCGCTGCGGCTGCGGCCCCGGGCCATCGCCCTGGTGGATGGCGTCTTCGAGGCACAGCCCTCGGTGTGGCACCACGAGCTGCTGGCGGCGCTGGAGGCGGGCGTGGCCGTCTTCGGAGGCGGCAGCATGGGCGCCCTGCGCGCGGCGGAGCTGGCGCCGCACGGCGTGGTGGGCGTGGGGCGCATCTTCGAGTGGTACCGCGACGGCGACGTGGTGGACGACTCGGAGGTGGCGCTGCTGCACGCGGATGGTGAGCATGGCTGGCGCCCGCTCACGGTGCCCCTGGTCAACGTCCGGCACGCGGCGGCATGCGCGGCCCAGGCCCGGGTGCTGACGCGCGATGCGGCCCGGGCGCTCGTCGAGGCCGGCCAGTCCGTCTTCTATCAGGAGCGGTCGTGGGCGCGGGTGCTGGAGGCCGTGGCACCTCGCTGGTCCGCGTCCACCCGGGCCGCGTGGGACGCGTGGTTTCCGCACGGCGCGGAGGACCTGAAGCGACAGGACGCGCTCGCGTGCCTCCGGATGGCGGCGGAGTGGGTGGCCTCGGGTGCGCCCGCGCCGCACGGCGCCTCGCGTGAGCCGTCATCCCTGGTCCGGCGTCGGCACCTGGTGGATGACGTGACGGCGACGCAGGCGGGGACCGTGTCCTCGGGGCAGGTGCTGGACGTCCTTCGGGAGTCCCCGAACGCGGCGGCGCTGGCCGAGGCGGGGTTGCGGCGGGCGCTGCTCGCGGGCTGGGCGCGCACCCTGGGGCTGGGCGTCTCCGAGGCCGAGGTGGCTGAGGAAGAGGCCCGTTGGTGGCAGGTCCAGCGCGTGCCCGCCTCGCGCCGTGAGGCCCACCTCGCGCGCCTGGGGTTGGACGCGGTGGGGCTGCGGCGGCTGTGTGGGGAGCTCGCGCTGGAGCGGCTCGTCCTGGCGCATTCGGCGCGCCTGCTGCCGGACGGCCCTTCTTGGGACGAAGCGCTGGCCGCCGAGGCCCGGCTGAGCGGGGCCTGGGTGGACGCCGCCGAGGCGGTGAACCCAACGGAGGGCGTTGGGTCCTCCTGA
- a CDS encoding YcaO-like family protein, with product MRAPRDELSSRRFQQRLAQAMGVTRVARVTGLDRTGVEVACAVRPGGHVLQVCNGKGLSYDDAAWGALLETAELWAAETVVPDALVWGSRAELDGHLGPLWGADELGSAGALVAPRLWSPHVRCAWLEARELYSGEPVWVPAQGLHVPPAGSPALGPVAVAWTSNGSGVHPDAGRALLHALLEATERDQLARMMPEGWTEEVVQRRLLRTPELIELAPAVEALAGPLRERGFGVYLFDATPAARTPGAVGLPVGAAVLVDLEEGPVPLTAGYACALTREAALLKALLEAAQSRLTDIHGAREDVAAADREAARGFAEACAQVRPRRRAADMPDLGAKAKGAAAGQVRQVLAKLQRAGFKRAAAVTMSSPVEGLHVQKVVVPGMRISELL from the coding sequence GTGCGGGCTCCCAGGGACGAGCTGTCTTCGCGGCGGTTTCAACAACGATTGGCCCAGGCCATGGGCGTGACACGGGTGGCGCGTGTCACCGGCTTGGACCGGACCGGCGTGGAGGTGGCGTGCGCGGTGCGGCCGGGCGGTCACGTCCTCCAGGTCTGCAACGGCAAGGGCCTCTCCTACGACGACGCGGCCTGGGGCGCACTGCTGGAGACGGCGGAGTTGTGGGCGGCGGAGACGGTGGTGCCTGACGCCCTCGTGTGGGGCTCGCGAGCGGAGCTGGATGGCCACCTGGGCCCGCTGTGGGGCGCGGACGAACTGGGCTCGGCGGGGGCGCTGGTGGCGCCGCGCTTGTGGAGCCCGCACGTGCGCTGTGCCTGGCTCGAGGCGCGGGAGCTGTACTCCGGTGAGCCGGTGTGGGTGCCTGCGCAGGGTCTGCACGTGCCTCCCGCCGGGAGCCCCGCGTTGGGCCCGGTGGCGGTGGCGTGGACGAGCAACGGCTCCGGTGTGCATCCGGACGCGGGGCGGGCCCTGCTGCACGCGCTGCTGGAGGCCACGGAGCGGGACCAGCTCGCGCGGATGATGCCGGAGGGGTGGACGGAAGAGGTCGTCCAGCGGCGGCTGCTGCGAACGCCCGAACTGATCGAGCTTGCTCCCGCCGTGGAGGCCCTGGCTGGACCGCTGCGTGAGCGGGGCTTTGGTGTGTACCTCTTCGACGCCACGCCCGCCGCGCGCACGCCGGGCGCGGTGGGGCTGCCGGTAGGCGCGGCGGTGCTGGTGGACCTGGAAGAGGGCCCGGTGCCGCTCACCGCGGGTTATGCGTGCGCGTTGACGCGCGAGGCGGCCTTGCTGAAGGCCTTGCTGGAGGCGGCGCAGTCGCGGCTGACGGACATCCACGGCGCTCGCGAGGACGTGGCCGCCGCGGACCGGGAGGCGGCGCGAGGCTTCGCGGAGGCCTGTGCCCAGGTCCGTCCACGGCGGCGCGCCGCGGACATGCCGGACCTGGGCGCGAAGGCGAAGGGCGCCGCGGCGGGGCAGGTGCGTCAGGTGCTGGCGAAGCTCCAGCGAGCGGGCTTCAAGCGGGCGGCGGCGGTGACGATGTCGTCACCGGTCGAGGGCCTTCACGTGCAGAAGGTGGTGGTGCCGGGCATGCGCATCTCGGAGCTCCTATGA